A segment of the Streptomyces sp. NBC_01235 genome:
ACCGGCAAGGGCCCGTCCCGTAGCAGCTCCAGCACCCTTATCCGTACCGGATGCCCCAGCAAACGGAAGAACTCGGCCTTGGCCTGGTACAGCGGAACGGACACGGCTCCTCGACTTCTCCGACAGCACCCCACACGGGGCAGATACAGAAGGCTTTGCCCGCGGCAACCTGCGGGCGCAGTCAACACAGCATCTAACGAATTGCGAAATTTTGCAATTAAGCATCCGGTTGTCGCCCTGGGCGATTGCTTCACGGGCGGGGCGGAGAGTCGAACGGCCGTGGCGGACGTGGGCCGGTGAGGGGTGTCCGGCCGACCGTCATCCGGTGCGGATCAGGCTTTCCTCACCACGCTGGACTTCAGCTGCATCGCCCCGAAGCCGTCGATCTTGCAGTCGATGTCGTGGCCGTCGACACCGTCGACCAGCCTGATGTTGCGCACCTTGGTGCCGGCCTTGATGCCCGAGGGGCTGCCCTTGACCTTGAGCGCCTTGACGACGACCACGCTGTCGCCGTCCTGCAGCACATTGCCGACGGAGTCCTTGATGACCTGTTCCGCGGCGGCGCCCCCGCCCTCCGTTCCGCTCTCGGCCAGAACCCATTCGTGGCCGCACTCCGGGCACACCACCAGGGCGTTCATCTCGTAGGTGTACTCACATGAGCACTTCGGACAGGGAGGAAGATTCTCAATCACCACGCCAGGGTATCCAGCGCCGGCCTCCGCCCCGCCACGACGGCGGATGAGTTCTGGGCGGCGAAAACGACTCTGCGAGGGGAGCGCGCCCCGCTCCGGCCGGCCACGGCCGACGACGCACCGACGCTGCTGCCGATGTTCCAGGATCCCGAGGCGTCCCGGCTCACCGGCGGCCACGGCGGCGAGGAGCCGGACATGGCAAGGATCCATGCTCGGCACGACACGTGCCGGGACGGCCTTGCCGGGCCCGGCTGGGCGAGGTCGCCGCGATCGAGGCCGGCCTCGCCGCCGCCGAGCAGAAGCTCACCACCCTGAGGGACGTCGTCCGTACCTCCGCCGACAGGCTCACCGACCCGGCCGGGGAGAATGTGTGATCGATCCCCAGGCGTGCGCCAAAGCCGCGATCGCCATGGGGAGTAACCCTGGGCCACGGGCCACGGGCCACGGGCCACGGGCCACGGGCCACGGGCCACGGGCCAGCGGCCGCAGGCCAGAAGCCGGCGGCCAGCGGACCGGCAGGACTCGGCCGGGAGTCACGGGGGCGACCGGGAGGGGTGAGGCGCGGGTAGGGCCGATCGGCCCTATCGCCCGGTTTGCCGGATATGTCGTGCCGGTCCGGCGATGCGATGCGGCCGACCCCGCCCGCTGGTAACCGCACACCCCGGACGGGGCGTCCTCGCGCCCCTTGGACAGGGATGTGACACGGGTCCTTCTCCGGCACGGCCGGGACTCATGGCCCCTCAGCTGCGGCCCCGTCCGCGCGCAGAGTAGAAGGACGTAGTACCGCTGTACCAGGCGAAGGACGGGCTGGCCGATGTACCCCAATGACGGTTTCCGCGAACTCGAGCGGCAGGAGTGCCTGCGGCTGATGGCCAAGGTGCCCGTCGGCCGCATCGTCTACACGCGCCAGGCCCTGCCCGCCGTGCTGCCGGTGAACTTCAGCCTGGACCGCGACGGCGCGGTCCTGCTGCGCACCTCCGCAACCTCGGAACTGGTCCGTGCGATCGACGGCGCGGTGGTCGCCTTTGAGACCGATGATGTCGACGCGGCCCGGCACTCCGGCT
Coding sequences within it:
- a CDS encoding zinc ribbon domain-containing protein YjdM, yielding MIENLPPCPKCSCEYTYEMNALVVCPECGHEWVLAESGTEGGGAAAEQVIKDSVGNVLQDGDSVVVVKALKVKGSPSGIKAGTKVRNIRLVDGVDGHDIDCKIDGFGAMQLKSSVVRKA
- a CDS encoding pyridoxamine 5'-phosphate oxidase family protein → MYPNDGFRELERQECLRLMAKVPVGRIVYTRQALPAVLPVNFSLDRDGAVLLRTSATSELVRAIDGAVVAFETDDVDAARHSGWSVVVTGTATVVTDPAEHERLARTGPVSWVPAPQEIFVRVESELVTGRELVGGRTLYGVGRTA